From a region of the Aeoliella mucimassa genome:
- a CDS encoding CHAD domain-containing protein, with amino-acid sequence MAKFAKWVTDAAPDSPMSDVVRVALEVRLAAVQHHLPRAAFLSDENVEYVHAARVATRRASAALAMYRAFLPDKPRKRLRASLKEMRNSMGEARDLDVYLERFTEVDEPGVGAFAGQLEQQRIAAQRSVVGCALGLLTGDRLTRQCRRVVKASKRYAAKRLRKQSFGEWATGQLQQAWVPFAAAVPSDDPVATELHDFRIATKHFRYTLELLRGGLPETHRRLACQQIKSLQAQLGEIQDHAVAADKLALWAAQARKKRVRKLLARYQQEELEQYRGKSEAFVHWWRRDRIDELQAAVDAVTHEQAS; translated from the coding sequence ATGGCCAAGTTTGCAAAGTGGGTGACCGACGCAGCCCCCGATTCGCCGATGAGCGACGTGGTTCGCGTTGCGCTCGAAGTGCGGCTGGCGGCCGTGCAGCACCACTTGCCGAGGGCGGCCTTTCTGAGCGACGAAAACGTGGAGTACGTGCACGCAGCCCGCGTTGCGACGCGACGCGCGTCGGCCGCGCTGGCGATGTATCGCGCGTTCCTGCCCGACAAGCCTCGCAAGAGACTGCGGGCGTCGCTGAAGGAGATGCGAAACTCGATGGGCGAAGCCCGCGACCTTGACGTCTACCTTGAACGCTTCACCGAAGTCGACGAGCCAGGCGTCGGCGCGTTTGCGGGGCAGCTAGAGCAGCAACGCATTGCCGCGCAGCGGAGCGTGGTCGGCTGCGCGCTCGGATTGCTCACCGGCGATCGCCTGACGCGGCAATGTCGCCGGGTGGTGAAAGCCAGTAAGCGGTACGCTGCCAAACGGCTTCGCAAGCAATCGTTCGGCGAGTGGGCGACTGGGCAGCTGCAGCAAGCGTGGGTCCCCTTCGCGGCAGCAGTGCCGAGCGACGACCCGGTGGCCACCGAGCTGCACGACTTCCGGATTGCGACCAAGCACTTTCGCTACACGCTCGAATTGCTCCGCGGCGGCCTGCCCGAAACGCACCGGCGGCTAGCGTGCCAGCAGATCAAATCGCTGCAAGCGCAGCTCGGCGAGATCCAAGACCACGCAGTGGCCGCCGACAAGCTCGCCCTCTGGGCCGCGCAGGCTCGTAAGAAGCGTGTCCGCAAGTTGCTGGCTCGCTATCAGCAAGAGGAGCTAGAGCAGTATCGCGGCAAGAGCGAAGCCTTCGTCCAT
- a CDS encoding PEP-CTERM sorting domain-containing protein: protein MSAKHAVVQLVCALMATVAMSASSTLQASEIVGDHNLDGVVDLGDYTIIIDNGLGDVSLDEWQSQFGETGDTIRLAAEGDEDDTPGPKVSVAGVVAGEQINWTATFMPDEDLYDDTTAGFGGSIAVSFSFEMPTGSLIASSVMYHLPFDTELSGFDPYTGDSIAFGTQVHPATTSVMGTGTVDAFFTTVGSDVIKPGDTLPTITFSTTLDGSIVTHGGIAAQAGMEFTIPPATSRAVPEPSTLVLAGMAVVALGVMSRRAA from the coding sequence ATGAGCGCGAAACATGCAGTGGTGCAGCTAGTCTGCGCATTGATGGCAACGGTTGCCATGAGTGCCAGCAGCACCTTACAGGCGAGTGAGATCGTTGGAGATCACAATCTAGATGGTGTGGTAGATCTAGGCGATTACACCATTATCATCGACAACGGTCTGGGCGATGTTTCTCTCGACGAATGGCAATCGCAATTCGGCGAAACCGGCGATACCATTCGCCTGGCAGCCGAGGGGGATGAGGACGATACTCCTGGCCCCAAAGTATCTGTCGCGGGTGTCGTGGCTGGCGAGCAAATCAACTGGACTGCCACGTTCATGCCGGACGAAGATCTGTACGACGATACGACTGCCGGCTTCGGCGGATCGATCGCTGTGAGCTTCAGTTTCGAAATGCCTACAGGCAGTCTTATCGCATCGAGTGTGATGTATCATCTGCCGTTTGATACCGAGTTATCCGGCTTTGACCCCTACACGGGCGACTCGATTGCGTTCGGAACGCAGGTTCATCCTGCGACCACCAGCGTGATGGGCACCGGCACGGTCGATGCCTTCTTCACGACGGTGGGTAGCGATGTGATCAAACCGGGCGACACGTTACCAACCATTACGTTCAGCACCACCCTCGATGGCAGCATCGTTACCCACGGCGGCATCGCTGCTCAGGCTGGCATGGAGTTCACGATTCCGCCGGCAACTTCGCGGGCGGTTCCCGAACCAAGCACCCTGGTGCTGGCCGGCATGGCGGTCGTTGCTTTGGGCGTGATGTCGCGCCGAGCGGCTTAA
- a CDS encoding IS4 family transposase, which yields MPSQRVAKDELPVWPEQVIGGKYVRLLEKFLKQLRSEDAHGNRKLFLDDVFVAYLLAFFNPTIRSLRTIEDFSQTVQAQKHLSIRKITRSTLSDFNQLADPERLQPILDALRRQLARKSKRQSIGDDDLDELLQQTVAVDGTFLPAVAEVAWAMCNTNNHGAKKHRARVDVHLPVSTWLPEAIVIPSPGQSEADSAIERLQPGRIYLYDRGFMSFALLAAHYDDTHALQSHFVARYRPAGGNSPTLREVKSRELTEKDKAAGVLSDGVGHFKSSNPSRHRVPRVQLREVIVACEEKGKPSQLRLITNLLDVPAHVIAMLYRYRWQVELFFRWLKSSANFGHLISHASEGVQTHFYVAVIAVLLMYLHTGYRPSKYLFALMGQVGRGAATLEEILPILRERERQNELARQSAARRSEKKKQQST from the coding sequence ATGCCTTCCCAGCGAGTTGCTAAAGACGAGCTACCAGTGTGGCCCGAGCAGGTCATTGGGGGGAAGTATGTCCGGCTTTTGGAGAAGTTTCTCAAACAACTCCGCTCGGAAGACGCCCACGGTAATCGCAAGTTATTTCTCGATGACGTGTTCGTAGCCTACCTGCTGGCGTTCTTCAATCCCACCATCCGCAGTTTGCGAACCATCGAAGATTTCAGCCAAACGGTACAGGCTCAGAAACACCTTTCGATTCGCAAGATCACTAGAAGTACGCTCTCAGACTTCAATCAACTGGCCGACCCCGAGCGATTGCAGCCGATTCTCGATGCCCTCCGCCGGCAACTTGCCCGCAAGTCAAAACGGCAATCGATAGGTGACGACGATCTCGACGAACTGCTCCAGCAGACCGTGGCCGTCGATGGCACGTTTCTCCCGGCCGTGGCCGAAGTCGCCTGGGCCATGTGCAATACGAACAATCATGGGGCGAAGAAGCATCGAGCGCGGGTGGATGTCCATTTGCCGGTGAGCACGTGGCTTCCCGAGGCAATCGTCATTCCATCCCCTGGCCAGAGCGAGGCCGATTCAGCCATCGAACGGTTGCAGCCCGGTCGTATCTATCTGTACGACCGCGGCTTCATGAGTTTCGCGCTCTTGGCAGCGCACTACGACGACACACACGCGTTGCAATCGCACTTCGTGGCTCGTTATCGCCCAGCGGGGGGCAATTCGCCCACGCTGCGGGAAGTGAAAAGTCGCGAACTCACCGAAAAAGACAAAGCGGCCGGCGTGCTCAGCGATGGAGTGGGACATTTCAAGTCTTCGAATCCGAGCCGACATCGAGTTCCCCGAGTGCAGCTTCGCGAAGTCATCGTCGCTTGCGAAGAAAAGGGAAAACCGTCGCAACTGCGGTTGATCACCAACCTGCTCGATGTACCGGCGCACGTGATTGCCATGCTGTATCGCTATCGTTGGCAAGTAGAACTGTTCTTTCGGTGGCTGAAGAGCTCTGCGAACTTCGGACACTTGATCAGCCACGCAAGCGAAGGGGTGCAAACGCACTTCTACGTGGCGGTCATTGCCGTGTTGCTGATGTACCTGCACACCGGTTATCGACCGAGCAAGTACCTGTTCGCCCTAATGGGACAGGTCGGCCGCGGGGCGGCAACCCTGGAAGAGATCCTGCCGATCCTCCGCGAGCGAGAACGTCAGAACGAACTGGCCCGGCAGTCGGCCGCGCGGCGGAGCGAGAAAAAGAAACAGCAATCGACTTAG
- a CDS encoding HU family DNA-binding protein — protein sequence MTKKEIVKTISEEIGLTQLKTKEIVQKTFDAIVETLVEDHRIELRNFGVFEVKKRAARKARNPRTGDKVDVPEKFVVTFKPGKEMEARVRELELQAQAEREARERAEAARLNGSAGYPPPSPEQMPSSSEQTS from the coding sequence GTGACCAAGAAAGAGATTGTGAAGACCATCTCCGAGGAGATAGGCTTGACCCAGCTCAAGACGAAGGAGATCGTCCAAAAGACGTTCGACGCTATCGTCGAGACGCTAGTCGAAGACCACCGAATCGAGCTTCGCAACTTTGGAGTGTTCGAGGTCAAGAAGCGTGCAGCGCGTAAGGCCCGCAACCCGCGGACCGGCGATAAGGTGGACGTGCCCGAGAAGTTCGTGGTAACGTTCAAACCAGGCAAGGAGATGGAAGCTCGTGTTCGCGAGCTGGAGCTCCAAGCCCAAGCCGAACGCGAAGCTCGCGAGCGGGCGGAAGCGGCCAGGTTAAACGGTTCGGCGGGTTATCCACCACCGTCGCCTGAGCAGATGCCAAGTTCAAGCGAGCAAACGAGTTAG
- a CDS encoding molybdenum cofactor biosynthesis protein MoaE, translating into MIQLTHDKIDPTQLTGQATHPAAGAVVLFLGTTRGVTSDQSSGERHTARLMYEAYNSMAERKLAELEAAARERWPIVECLLVHRLGEVPVGEASVAVVVSTAHRREAFEAAEWLIDTLKQEVPIWKQEHYTDGQAEWVGAVRPTTG; encoded by the coding sequence ATGATTCAACTTACGCACGACAAGATCGACCCCACCCAACTGACCGGCCAGGCGACGCATCCGGCCGCCGGGGCGGTGGTGCTGTTTCTCGGTACCACTCGCGGGGTTACCAGCGACCAGTCGTCTGGCGAGCGCCATACCGCGCGGCTGATGTATGAAGCCTATAACTCGATGGCCGAACGCAAACTGGCGGAGCTCGAGGCGGCCGCCCGCGAGCGGTGGCCGATCGTGGAGTGCTTGCTGGTGCATCGGCTCGGCGAGGTGCCAGTCGGCGAAGCCAGCGTGGCGGTGGTCGTCAGCACCGCGCACCGTCGCGAGGCGTTCGAGGCGGCTGAGTGGCTGATCGATACCTTGAAGCAAGAAGTCCCGATCTGGAAACAAGAGCACTACACCGATGGCCAGGCCGAGTGGGTCGGAGCCGTTCGCCCAACGACTGGTTAA
- a CDS encoding YkgJ family cysteine cluster protein, with protein sequence MSKKKQSEKQPWYADGLRFKCTGCGDCCTGAPGYVWVNKEEMAQMAELVGVELEEFEQQFVRKVGVRRSLVEYDNGDCVFFDNKSRQCQVYTARPRQCRTWPFWDSNLRTPEAWDETCETCPGSGRGKLYDIDHIEAERAKIRV encoded by the coding sequence ATGTCGAAGAAGAAGCAGTCCGAGAAACAGCCCTGGTACGCCGATGGCCTCCGCTTCAAGTGCACCGGATGTGGCGACTGCTGCACCGGGGCACCTGGGTACGTGTGGGTGAATAAGGAGGAAATGGCCCAGATGGCCGAGCTGGTGGGCGTTGAGCTCGAGGAATTCGAGCAGCAGTTCGTCCGCAAGGTCGGCGTCCGGCGGAGCCTGGTGGAGTACGACAACGGCGACTGCGTGTTCTTCGACAACAAGAGCCGGCAATGCCAGGTGTACACGGCCCGACCGCGTCAGTGCCGCACCTGGCCGTTCTGGGACTCGAATCTGCGGACGCCCGAAGCCTGGGACGAGACCTGCGAGACCTGCCCTGGCAGCGGGCGGGGCAAACTCTACGACATCGATCACATCGAGGCCGAGCGGGCGAAGATCCGCGTATAA
- a CDS encoding trans-sulfuration enzyme family protein: MQFRTRAIHVGNEPCPETGAVVRPIHLASTFMQHKAGEWREFDYSRSGNPTRACFEESIAHLEGGAGAMAFATGMAATSCAMAMLKSGDHVLTGSDIYGGTYRLLHHVSNRAGVKTTLADSTNLDAFAAAIQPDTKLVWIESPGNPRMTITDIAACAEIAHSVGALLAVDNTFSTPVLTRPIELGADIVMHSATKYIGGHSDVMGGVLVAKTKEIYDELYYVANATGAIMAPLESFLCSRGLKTLELRVREQSRTAMQLAEWLAKHPKVANVLYPGLPSHPGHELAARQMDGQFGAMMSFELDGTFEDAKRVVESTKLFRLAVSLGAVESLIEQPASMSHASYDAADRAKHGISDGMIRLSVGLEALEDLQDDLQQAIG; this comes from the coding sequence ATGCAATTCCGTACTCGCGCCATCCACGTTGGTAATGAACCTTGTCCCGAAACGGGAGCCGTTGTGCGGCCTATTCATCTGGCGAGCACGTTCATGCAGCACAAGGCGGGCGAATGGCGCGAGTTTGATTACTCGCGGAGCGGCAATCCCACGCGGGCGTGCTTCGAAGAGTCGATCGCCCACCTCGAAGGGGGAGCCGGCGCCATGGCGTTTGCCACCGGCATGGCGGCCACCAGTTGTGCGATGGCCATGCTCAAGAGCGGCGACCACGTGCTCACTGGTAGCGACATCTATGGCGGTACCTATCGCCTGCTGCACCACGTTTCGAATCGGGCGGGGGTGAAGACCACGCTGGCCGACTCAACGAATCTCGACGCGTTTGCCGCCGCGATTCAGCCAGACACCAAGTTGGTGTGGATCGAGTCGCCAGGCAACCCGCGGATGACCATCACCGACATTGCCGCGTGTGCCGAGATTGCCCACTCAGTCGGCGCACTGCTGGCGGTCGACAATACGTTTTCAACGCCGGTGCTGACCCGCCCCATCGAACTGGGGGCCGACATCGTCATGCACTCGGCCACCAAGTACATCGGCGGGCATAGCGACGTGATGGGCGGTGTGCTCGTCGCCAAGACCAAAGAGATCTACGACGAGCTGTACTACGTGGCCAACGCCACGGGGGCGATCATGGCCCCGCTCGAGTCGTTCCTCTGCTCGCGAGGACTCAAGACGCTAGAGCTACGGGTCCGCGAGCAAAGCCGCACCGCGATGCAGCTAGCCGAGTGGCTCGCCAAGCATCCGAAGGTGGCCAACGTGTTGTACCCAGGGTTGCCCTCGCACCCTGGCCATGAACTCGCCGCGCGGCAGATGGACGGGCAGTTCGGCGCGATGATGTCGTTCGAACTCGATGGCACGTTCGAAGATGCCAAGCGCGTGGTCGAGTCGACCAAGCTGTTCCGTCTGGCCGTGAGTCTGGGGGCAGTCGAGTCGCTCATCGAGCAACCCGCGAGCATGTCGCACGCCAGTTACGACGCGGCCGATCGGGCCAAGCACGGCATCAGCGACGGCATGATCCGCCTAAGCGTCGGCCTCGAAGCGCTCGAAGACCTGCAAGACGACCTGCAGCAAGCAATTGGTTAA
- a CDS encoding MoaD/ThiS family protein, which translates to MQVEVLLFAAARDLAGATQVLVELPEAPTVADLRVALAQQHLGLAPLIASCRIAVDGDFAFDSQRIEQKKELALIPPVSGG; encoded by the coding sequence ATGCAGGTCGAGGTGCTACTGTTCGCTGCGGCTCGCGACTTAGCAGGTGCCACCCAAGTGTTGGTGGAGTTGCCGGAAGCGCCGACCGTCGCCGATTTACGTGTCGCACTCGCCCAGCAGCACCTGGGCTTGGCTCCGTTGATTGCGAGTTGCCGGATCGCGGTGGATGGCGACTTCGCCTTCGATTCGCAACGGATAGAACAAAAAAAAGAACTGGCACTTATCCCGCCGGTGAGCGGGGGATAA
- the trpS gene encoding tryptophan--tRNA ligase, translating to MRVLSGIQPTGPFHWGNYFGAIQQYIELQDVADEAYYFIANLHALTTVRDKDLLKQYTLNGAIDLLALGLNPEKAVLFIQSDVPEVSELCWLLMTGTPMGLLERCVSYKDKLAKGLKADAGLFAYPVLQAADILAYDADIVPVGEDQLQHIEVCRDIAGSFNHHFGETFVMPKGKVLDQSARVPGTDGEKMSKSYGNTLAVFDDAKKQRKQIMRIQTDSRPMDEAKEPDGDVLYDLYKLVATEDEVAAMAATYRAGGFGYGEIKKALAEASERYWAEVRERREEYAAKPEVVREILAAGAEKARAKASVVLKRAQDACGVIGY from the coding sequence ATGCGCGTACTTTCCGGAATCCAACCGACCGGCCCGTTTCACTGGGGCAACTATTTTGGTGCCATCCAGCAATACATCGAACTACAGGACGTTGCCGACGAAGCCTATTACTTCATCGCGAACCTGCACGCGCTCACGACGGTTCGCGACAAGGACCTGTTGAAGCAGTACACGCTCAACGGAGCGATCGACCTGCTCGCGTTGGGCTTGAATCCTGAGAAGGCAGTGCTGTTCATACAGAGCGACGTGCCAGAGGTTAGCGAACTCTGCTGGCTGCTCATGACCGGCACGCCGATGGGGCTGTTGGAGCGGTGCGTCAGCTACAAGGATAAGCTGGCCAAGGGACTCAAGGCCGATGCGGGGCTGTTTGCCTATCCCGTGCTGCAAGCGGCCGACATCCTGGCCTACGATGCCGACATCGTTCCGGTGGGCGAAGACCAACTGCAGCACATCGAAGTGTGCCGCGACATCGCTGGCTCGTTCAATCATCACTTCGGCGAAACGTTCGTGATGCCCAAGGGCAAGGTGCTCGACCAAAGCGCCCGCGTGCCTGGCACCGACGGCGAAAAGATGAGCAAGAGCTATGGCAACACGCTTGCAGTGTTCGACGACGCCAAGAAGCAACGCAAGCAGATCATGCGCATCCAGACCGATAGCCGCCCGATGGACGAGGCCAAGGAGCCCGATGGCGACGTGCTGTACGACTTGTACAAGCTGGTGGCCACCGAAGACGAGGTCGCAGCGATGGCGGCCACCTACCGGGCGGGCGGGTTCGGTTATGGCGAAATCAAAAAGGCACTGGCCGAAGCCTCGGAACGGTACTGGGCCGAAGTCCGTGAGCGCCGCGAAGAGTATGCTGCCAAGCCCGAAGTGGTCCGCGAAATCCTGGCCGCTGGTGCCGAGAAAGCCCGGGCGAAAGCCAGCGTGGTACTCAAACGGGCGCAAGACGCCTGCGGGGTGATCGGTTACTAA
- a CDS encoding dihydroorotate dehydrogenase produces the protein MDLSVTLGRLRLPNPVLVASGTFGYAREMQGLVDLGRLGGILPKTITKLPRPGNAPWRTVETAAGMLNSIGLDNDGIDSFLEKLMPYLASLDVPIIVSIAGRSADEFVELAKQLDGAAGVAAVELNISCPNVSGGVDFGTDPAMCEDLVRRVREAVSLPILAKLTPNVTRIADMAKAASAGGADALSLINTCLGMAIDWRRKKPILGNVMGGLSGPAIKPIALRCVYQARQACDTPIIGIGGIATIDDVMEFLVAGASAVQLGTVNFYHPTASMEVLDALPGALEELGASSVAEVSGSLQV, from the coding sequence GTGGATTTATCCGTCACGCTTGGCCGTCTTCGGCTGCCTAATCCCGTGCTCGTCGCTTCGGGGACGTTCGGCTATGCACGCGAAATGCAGGGTCTGGTTGACCTCGGTCGACTAGGCGGTATCCTGCCGAAGACCATTACCAAGCTGCCAAGACCTGGCAATGCGCCGTGGCGTACGGTCGAAACCGCGGCCGGCATGCTCAATTCGATTGGCTTGGACAACGATGGCATCGACTCGTTTCTCGAGAAGCTGATGCCGTACTTGGCGTCGTTGGACGTGCCGATCATCGTAAGCATCGCCGGCCGGTCGGCGGACGAGTTCGTCGAACTCGCCAAACAGCTCGACGGTGCCGCAGGTGTAGCTGCGGTAGAGCTGAACATCTCCTGCCCCAACGTCTCGGGCGGGGTCGATTTTGGTACCGACCCGGCCATGTGCGAAGACCTGGTGCGGCGGGTTCGCGAGGCAGTGTCGCTGCCGATCCTGGCGAAGCTCACACCGAACGTCACCCGCATTGCCGACATGGCCAAGGCCGCCTCGGCCGGTGGAGCCGACGCCCTGTCGCTCATCAACACCTGCCTGGGCATGGCGATCGACTGGCGTCGCAAGAAACCGATTCTCGGCAACGTGATGGGTGGCCTCAGCGGCCCTGCCATCAAGCCGATCGCCCTGCGTTGCGTCTACCAGGCTCGCCAGGCGTGCGACACCCCGATCATCGGCATCGGCGGCATCGCGACCATCGACGACGTCATGGAATTCCTCGTAGCCGGCGCGTCGGCCGTGCAGCTCGGCACCGTGAACTTCTACCACCCCACCGCGTCTATGGAAGTACTCGACGCACTTCCGGGGGCACTCGAGGAGTTGGGAGCGAGCAGTGTTGCCGAGGTATCAGGATCTCTGCAGGTGTAA
- the moaA gene encoding GTP 3',8-cyclase MoaA, with translation MPDSRSLPLVDSFQRVHRSLRLSVTDRCNIRCFYCMPAEGVQFLPRVDILSFEEIARFVRVAVSLGVTRVRLTGGEPLVRADLPALVETLTAIEGVEELAMTTNGMLLTEHAAALKQAGLGRLNISLDTLDPEQFQRITRRPGLEQVLAGIDAALEAGFSDVRLNAVAVRGELESQVVPLVQFATSRGMTMRFIEYMPLDADQEWESQQVLAGAAIRELIARELGPLVPEGRDHASQPAMNYRLVEGAGRVGFINPVSEPFCRNCDRLRLTAEGAVRNSCSVPASRAFAT, from the coding sequence ATGCCCGACTCTCGATCCTTGCCGCTTGTTGATTCGTTTCAGCGTGTGCATCGCAGCTTGCGATTGAGCGTGACCGACCGCTGCAACATCCGCTGCTTCTACTGCATGCCGGCCGAAGGGGTGCAGTTTCTGCCACGGGTCGACATCCTGTCGTTCGAAGAGATCGCGCGATTCGTTCGCGTTGCGGTATCGTTAGGCGTCACCCGCGTTCGACTGACCGGGGGCGAACCGTTAGTGCGGGCGGACCTGCCAGCGCTCGTCGAGACGCTAACGGCCATCGAAGGGGTCGAAGAGCTGGCGATGACCACCAACGGCATGCTACTTACTGAGCACGCAGCCGCGCTCAAGCAGGCGGGGCTTGGCCGTTTGAACATCAGTCTCGATACACTCGACCCCGAGCAGTTCCAGCGGATCACGCGCCGGCCTGGTCTTGAGCAGGTGCTAGCGGGCATCGATGCAGCACTCGAGGCGGGCTTTAGCGACGTTCGCCTGAACGCGGTCGCGGTCCGCGGCGAGTTGGAGTCGCAGGTGGTGCCGCTGGTGCAGTTTGCCACATCTCGTGGAATGACCATGCGGTTCATCGAGTACATGCCGCTCGACGCCGATCAGGAGTGGGAATCGCAGCAGGTGCTCGCCGGGGCGGCGATTCGCGAACTGATCGCCCGCGAGCTGGGACCGCTCGTGCCCGAGGGCCGCGACCATGCCAGTCAGCCAGCCATGAACTATCGGCTCGTCGAGGGCGCCGGCCGGGTCGGCTTCATCAATCCGGTCAGTGAGCCTTTCTGTCGTAACTGCGATCGCCTACGATTGACCGCCGAAGGAGCGGTGCGCAATTCCTGTTCAGTACCAGCGAGTCGAGCGTTCGCGACTTGA
- a CDS encoding DUF1559 domain-containing protein, with protein MSTKANRIKGFTLVELLVVIAIIGILVALLLPAVQAAREAARRAQCMNGLKQLSLAMLNYESAHGGLPPMAKRWDGNRWYDDHGWYMPVMPYIEQEGLEDIVHPEVSFSDPLNEQARKTFIPMFACPSDIGLQMNEWSYPTWARVRGNYVVNAGNTVYGQHNIGNCPNSPYPACRQFRGGPFVPEKVGKLSKITDGTSNTLMMSEVLVLPTTAGWGGPYSDIQTALGGQTFTGYNTPNSSDPDALARQGEWWSNVESGFIEQDLPTPTTPVSVSGNSGLPKSATSDDSLNHKQQYVTARSKHPGGVNVSRCDGSVDFITDDVTPLAWNEMTSSGGKEGTGSTSSSGGGVTPR; from the coding sequence ATGTCTACTAAAGCGAACCGAATCAAAGGCTTCACGCTGGTGGAGCTCCTTGTTGTGATTGCCATCATCGGCATTCTCGTGGCGTTGTTGCTGCCGGCGGTACAGGCTGCTCGCGAAGCGGCTCGACGGGCGCAGTGCATGAATGGCCTTAAGCAACTTAGCTTGGCAATGCTCAACTACGAGAGCGCACACGGCGGCTTGCCACCTATGGCGAAGCGGTGGGATGGTAATCGCTGGTACGACGATCATGGTTGGTACATGCCGGTGATGCCTTATATCGAACAAGAAGGCCTGGAAGACATCGTGCATCCCGAAGTTTCGTTCAGCGATCCGCTCAACGAACAGGCCCGTAAGACCTTCATTCCGATGTTTGCCTGCCCTTCAGACATTGGCCTGCAAATGAACGAATGGAGCTACCCCACGTGGGCACGTGTTCGTGGCAACTACGTGGTGAATGCTGGTAACACCGTGTACGGTCAGCACAACATCGGCAACTGCCCGAATTCTCCCTACCCGGCTTGCCGTCAATTCCGCGGTGGCCCGTTTGTGCCGGAGAAGGTTGGTAAGCTTTCGAAGATCACCGATGGCACCTCGAACACGCTGATGATGTCGGAAGTGCTGGTACTGCCAACCACCGCTGGTTGGGGTGGCCCTTACTCCGATATTCAAACCGCGCTCGGTGGTCAGACCTTTACTGGCTACAACACGCCTAACTCGTCGGATCCCGACGCCCTGGCACGCCAAGGCGAATGGTGGTCGAACGTAGAGTCGGGCTTCATTGAACAAGACCTGCCGACCCCGACCACGCCGGTTAGCGTGAGCGGCAACAGCGGACTTCCCAAGTCGGCTACTTCGGACGACAGCTTGAACCACAAGCAACAGTACGTCACCGCTCGCAGTAAGCACCCTGGTGGTGTGAACGTGTCGCGTTGCGATGGCTCGGTCGACTTCATCACCGACGACGTCACTCCGCTGGCCTGGAACGAAATGACCAGCTCAGGTGGCAAAGAAGGTACCGGCAGCACTTCGAGCTCCGGCGGTGGTGTGACTCCTCGCTAG
- a CDS encoding sugar phosphate isomerase/epimerase family protein, producing MQLGFVTAIVPDLSFEEVLAFASEEGFDCLEVMCWPPGGPDRKYGGVCHIDVSDFTQAMADDTMALCQKYGVGISALGYYSVPLSANEDQATTAVSHLYKVIDAAAMMGLKNANTFVGANQYLTLEENIANFTEVFPPIIRHAEERGVYIGIENCPMLYPNTWPQGLNIARSPAIWRRLFEIIPSDHFGLNYDPSHLRMQLMDPIAPIREFGSRIFHSHAKDMRIDLDRLNDVGVLMPPMDRSTAKIPGLGDIDWGKYIGALSDAGFQGPVCIEVEDEAFTETLETRKQSLRIARNVLRPLIG from the coding sequence ATGCAATTAGGATTTGTGACCGCGATTGTGCCCGACTTGTCGTTCGAGGAAGTCTTGGCATTTGCCTCCGAGGAAGGATTCGACTGTTTGGAGGTCATGTGCTGGCCGCCGGGAGGTCCGGATCGTAAGTATGGGGGGGTATGCCATATCGACGTGTCCGACTTCACCCAGGCGATGGCCGACGACACCATGGCGTTGTGCCAGAAGTACGGCGTCGGCATTTCGGCCTTGGGGTACTACTCGGTGCCGCTCTCGGCGAACGAAGATCAGGCCACTACCGCAGTATCGCATCTGTACAAAGTGATCGATGCGGCCGCGATGATGGGGCTGAAGAACGCAAATACGTTTGTGGGAGCGAACCAGTACCTGACGCTCGAAGAGAACATTGCGAATTTCACCGAGGTGTTCCCGCCGATCATTCGCCATGCCGAAGAACGCGGCGTCTACATCGGCATCGAGAACTGCCCGATGCTCTACCCCAACACCTGGCCGCAGGGGCTTAACATCGCCCGCTCGCCGGCCATCTGGCGGCGGCTTTTCGAGATCATTCCCTCCGACCATTTCGGCTTGAACTACGACCCCTCGCACCTGCGGATGCAGTTGATGGATCCGATTGCGCCGATCCGCGAGTTTGGGTCGCGCATTTTCCACTCGCACGCGAAGGACATGCGAATCGATCTCGATCGCCTGAACGATGTGGGGGTGCTTATGCCGCCGATGGATCGCTCGACCGCCAAGATCCCCGGATTAGGCGATATCGACTGGGGCAAGTACATCGGGGCGCTGAGCGACGCGGGCTTCCAAGGCCCGGTTTGCATCGAAGTGGAGGACGAGGCCTTTACCGAGACCCTCGAAACCCGCAAGCAGTCGCTACGCATCGCCCGCAACGTGCTGCGCCCGCTGATCGGCTAG